One Setaria italica strain Yugu1 chromosome I, Setaria_italica_v2.0, whole genome shotgun sequence DNA window includes the following coding sequences:
- the LOC101785966 gene encoding uncharacterized protein LOC101785966 isoform X2, whose amino-acid sequence MEKGKKSGSGRGYISWNDDMDKALLDTFVEYYNKGDRCQNGWKSHVYTTAIKNVREKCNVDISKDNIMARNKTFDKHYTIINGMLESSGFGWDWNKNKISVDSDAVWEEYVAKNKEASGYRHKTVLYWDSISLVFGKDHATGEAARTAAESSKDMSKEDLSNKEPTSSATSGSLKRQRSGDSFTSMMAEKLDKFAEALKEEAPKGPTSKEILDTLNEVQGLDEDTLLDLFDILTGDARKYESLLALPERMRKRWLLKQLNK is encoded by the exons ATGGAGAAGGGCAAGAAGTCAGGCTCGGGCAGGGGTTACATTTCTTGGAATGATGACATGGACAAGGCTCTTCTTGACACATTTGTGGAGTACTATAACAAGGGTGACAGATGCCAGAATGGGTGGAAGTCTCATGTCTATACAACTGCTATCAAGAATGTCCGAGAAAAGTGTAATGTGGATATCTCAAAAGACAATATCATGGCGAGGAACAAGACCTTTGACAAACACTAcactatcatcaatggtatgctggaatcaagtggatttggttgggattggaacaaaaataaaatatctgtTGATAGTGATGCTGTATGGGAAGAATATGTGGCG aaaaacaaagaagcttcTGGTTATAGGCACAAGACTGTCTTGTACTGGGACTCAATCAGCTTGGTGTTTGGCAAAGACCATGCTACCGGTGAAGCGGCAAGGACTGCAGCTGAGAGCTCAAAAGACATGAGTAAGGAAGATCTTAGTAACAAAGAGCCCacatcatcggcaacttcaGGAAGTTTAAAGAGGCAACGGTCAGGCGACTCTTTTACCTCTATGATGGCTGAAAAACTAGACAAGTTTGCTGAAGCACTAAAGGAGGAAGCCCCTAAAGGaccaacatcaaaagaaattctagaCACACTGAATGAAGTACAAGGATTGGATGAAGACACTTTGttggacctatttgatatcctgaCCGGTGACGCACGCAAGTACGAGTCTCTGTTGGCGCTTCcagagaggatgaggaagaggtggctTCTAAAACAGCTCAACAAGTGA
- the LOC101786888 gene encoding uncharacterized protein LOC101786888, giving the protein VDRILKNHSGIGVKAFKFHVPSVYNGDSAHLDHLDSWLQIAVKPGLNELRLILTTDGKYNFPCSLLSGETGDPLRYLSLACCHFHPTVKLGCFRSLTKLQLSVVHITASELGWFLSNSFALEQLKLWYRNDIDCLKIPCLQRLSYLEVVCCTGLQAIESKAPNLSSVWVTGDLHIQLSLENTCRIKILNRHCSNFTFYARTNLPSIMPNLEALSIRSDIGMVNTPMVSSKFLHLRLLKIAVGGLTFDFLSLASFLDASPSLETFILEVIREFKECVSVFEDQSDLRMMPGHHPSKLKHVKIIKFSAAKSVAELTCHILESATSLESLTLDTTHGMPRCSVNRIGKCVFLLKEALVEAQKGVLAAQAFIKPKVPSTVEFNVFEPCSRCYAVEL; this is encoded by the exons GTTGACCGCATTCTGAAAAACCATTCAGGCATTGGTGTGAAGGCCTTCAAGTTTCATGTTCCTTCAGTTTACAATGGGGATAGTGCTCATCTTGATCATCTGGACAGTTGGCTTCAGATTGCTGTTAAACCAGGGCTCAATGAACTAAGGCTTATTCTGACAACAGACGGAAAGTACAACTTCCCATGCTCACTTTTATCTGGTGAAACAGGAGACCCTCTTCGGTATCTTTCTCTTGCATGTTGTCACTTTCATCCAACCGTCAAACTAGGTTGCTTCAGAAGCTTGACAAAATTACAGCTGTCTGTGGTGCATATTACAGCCAGTGAGTTAGGGTGGTTTCTTTCCAATTCTTTTGCTTTGGAGCAGTTGAAACTCTGGTATCGCAATGACATAGATTGCCTGAAGATACCCTGCCTGCAGCGGCTCAGCTACCTTGAGGTGGTATGTTGCACCGGTCTTCAAGCGATAGAAAGCAAAGCTCCAAATCTCTCTAGTGTTTGGGTTACAGGTGACCTCCATATACAGCTCTCACTTGAAAACACATGCCGTATTAAGATATTAAACAGGCACTGTAGCAATTTCACCTTTTATGCTCGTACCAATCTTCCATCCATCATGCCAAATCTTGAAGCTCTTTCCATACGTTCTGACATTGGG ATGGTGAATACACCAATGGTGTCTAGCAAgttcctccacctcaggttgtTGAAGATTGCTGTTGGTGGTCTGACGTTTGATTTTTTATCTCTCGCTTCTTTTCTTGATGCCTCTCCTTCACTGGAGACTTTCATCTTGGAG GTGATCCGAGAATTCAAGGAGTGTGTCTCGGTTTTTGAAGATCAGTCGGATCTTAGGATGATGCCAGGGCACCATCCTTCCAAGCTTAAGCATGTAAAGATCATCAAATTCTCTGCTGCCAAGAGCGTAGCTGAGTTAACATGTCATATTCTGGAGTCTGCAACTTCACTCGAGAGCCTTACATTGGACACCACTCATGGTATGCCTAGGTGCTCTGTCAACAGAATTGGCAAATGCGTCTTCCTGCTCAAAGAAGCACTCGTGGAAGCCCAAAAGGGAGTCTTGGCTGCCCAAGCGTTCATCAAACCGAAGGTTCCCTCCACAGTTGAGTTCAACGTTTTTGAGCCTTGCAGCCGGTGCTATGCTGTTGAACTTTAG
- the LOC101752741 gene encoding calcium sensing receptor, chloroplastic, whose product MAPMSASATLAPLAPPPPKATARSPARRAPANAASIAGSAALLTLMPAAPAAALSKEDVADSLTKVVDTVDQAIGVGGKVAEQVSGVVKALGEAAKPALPVLKSATDEAVKLAAPVVSSASKQATEALQGAGVDPAPVLTAAKTAAEQGTKVIDAAKPVASATVETITSLAPGDYVVAAGAAFLAYLLLPPVWSLVSFTLRGYKGELTPAQALDKVTTKDYVLIDVRTDKDKAKAGVPQLPSNAKNKLISVPLEELPSKLKGMVRSAKKAEAEITALKISYLKKIGKGSNVIIMDSYNDISKTVAKTLNSVGFKNCWVMAGGFSGRKGWAQSRLGTDSFNLSVVEVVTPSRVIPAAAGRIGTTAGRIGTTSSASRATSRKLLPGSAD is encoded by the exons ATGGCCCCCATGTCGGCGTCGGCCACCCTCGCGCcgctggccccgccgccgccgaaggcaACAGCCAGGagcccggcgcggcgcgcgccggctAACGCCGCGTCCATCGCCGGCTCCGCCGCATTGCTGACGTTGatgccggccgcgcccgccgcggcgttGTCCAAGGAGGACGTCGCCGACTCGCTCACCAAG GTGGTGGACACGGTGGACCAGGCCATCGGCGTCGGCGGCAAGGTCGCCGAGCAGGTCTCGGGCGTGGTCAAGGCGCTGGGCGAGGCCGCGAAGCCGGCGCTCCCGGTGCTGAAGAGCGCCACCGACGAGGCCGTCAAGCTCGCCGCGCCCGTCGTCTCCAGCGCCTCCAAGCAAGCCACGGAAGCGCTCCAGGGCGCCGGCGTCGACCCCGCTCCCGTTCTGACCGCCGCCAAG ACCGCGGCGGAGCAGGGCACGAAGGTCATCGACGCCGCCAAGCCCGTCGCCTCGGCGACCGTGGAGACCATCACGTCGTTGGCCCCCGGGGACTACGTCGTGGCCGCCGGAGCGGCGTTCCTCGCGTACCTCCTCCTGCCGCCGGTCTGGTCACTGGTCTCCTTCACCCTCCGCGGTTACAAAG GTGAACTGACCCCTGCGCAAGCTCTCGACAAGGTCACCACAAAAGACTACGTCCTGATCGACGTGCGGACCGACAAGGACAAGGCCAAAGCCGGCGTGCCGCAGCTGCCCTCGAACGCGAAGAACAAGCTCATCTCTGTGCC GCTGGAAGAGCTTCCGAGCAAGCTGAAGGGGATGGTGCGCAGCGCGAAGAAAGCCGAGGCGGAGATCACGGCTCTCAAGATTTCCTACCTCAAGAAGATCGGCAAGGGCTCCAACGTCATCATCATGGACTC GTACAACGACATCTCCAAGACCGTGGCGAAGACGCTGAACAGCGTCGGGTTCAAGAACTGCTGGGTCATGGCCGGCGGCTTCTCCGGCCGGAAAGGGTGGGCGCAGAGCCGCCTCGGGACAGACTCTTTCAACCTCTCCGTGGTCGAAGTCGTGACGCCGTCGCGGGTGATCCCGGCGGCTGCTGGCCGGATCGGGACGACCGCTGGCCGCATCGGGACCACCTCTTCGGCGTCCCGAGCGACTTCTCGCAAGCTTCTTCCCGGCAGCGCAGACTGA
- the LOC101785560 gene encoding protein trichome birefringence-like 19, whose product MKPQKNTPSSRKLSVAVATAMLVLLALAVVSLYDFNFADSYRYILRASISPSSAPSSTSTVPDTTSSPSTVPDNSSSSSASPTNYSSSASLATTVPVEACDLTRGQWVPDDEAPYYTNLTCPFIDDLQNCMKFGKPSLEFMRWRWQPDGCDLPRFDAARFLEAMRGKSMAFVGDSLARNHLKSLLCILSQVAQPVEVLTTAEIDVTGRAVRRDFHYGSHGFNVSLFWSPFLVKANLSNAEPGLGLWDMHLDTPDARWAAHISDFDYIVLSGTNWFFRPSVYREGGRVVGRNGGAAHDAATEMPVSGAVRAAFRTALGAIAAREGFHGKALVRTVTPAHFENGEWNTGGDCVRERPFRRGERDRDAVVAEFRAAQVDALRDTAATSKRKGAELRLLDITEAMELRPDGHPSRYGHPPGGSVEGSFVVDCLHWCLPGPVDLWSELLFQMLAAHQ is encoded by the exons atgaAGCCCCAGAAGAACACCCCGTCCTCACGCAAGctctccgtcgccgtcgccacggcGATGCTCGTCCTGCTGGCCCTCGCGGTCGTCTCGCTCTACGACTTCAACTTCGCCGATAGCTACAGGTACATACTCCGCGCCTCCATTTCCCCGTCCTCCGCGCCATCGTCGACGTCGACGGTTCCGGACACCACCTCCTCGCCTTCGACGGTTCCGGACAACTCATCGTCATCTTCGGCGTCTCCGACCAACTACTCGTCTTCGGCGTCTTTGGCCACCACCGTGCCGGTGGAGGCCTGCGACCTTACACGGGGGCAATGGGTGCCTGACGACGAGGCGCCGTACTACACGAACCTGACGTGCCCCTTCATCGACGACCTCCAGAACTGCATGAAGTTCGGCAAGCCGAGCCTCGAGTTCatgcggtggcggtggcagcccGACGGGTGCGACCTCCCACGCTTCGACGCGGCGCGGTTCCTGGAGGCCATGAGGGGCAAGTCCATGGCCTTCGTCGGGGACTCCCTCGCCAGGAATCACCTCAAGTCTCTACTCTGCATCCTGTCACAG GTGGCGCAGCCGGTGGAGGTCCTGACGACGGCAGAGATCGACGTCACGGGGAGGGCCGTCCGGCGAGACTTCCACTACGGCAGCCACGGCTTCAACGTCTCGCTCTTCTGGTCGCCGTTCCTGGTCAAGGCTAACCTCTCGAACGCGGAGCCCGGGCTGGGCCTGTGGGACATGCACCTCGACACGCCTGACGCGCGGTGGGCGGCGCACATCTCCGACTTCGACTACATCGTCCTCTCGGGCACCAACTGGTTCTTCCGCCCCTCGGTGTACCGCGAGGGCGGCCGGGTCGTCGGGCgcaacggcggcgccgcccacgACGCGGCGACCGAGATGCCCGTCTCCGGCGCCGTGCGCGCCGCGTTCCGGACGGCGCTCGGCGCCATCGCGGCACGCGAGGGGTTCCACGGCAAGGCCCTGGTGCGGACGGTGACGCCCGCGCACTTCGAGAACGGGGAGTGGAACACCGGCGGCGACTGCGTCCGCGAGCGCCCGTTccggcgcggcgagcgcgacCGCGACGCCGTCGTTGCCGAGTTCCGCGCTGCGCAG GTTGACGCGCTCAGGGATACAGCCGCGACGTCGAAGCGGAAGGGGGCGGAGCTGCGGCTGCTGGACATCACGGAGGCGATGGAGCTGCGGCCGGACGGGCACCCGAGCCGGTACGGCCACCCGCCGGGCGGGAGCGTGGAAGGGAGCTTCGTGGTGGACTGCCTGCACTGGTGTTTGCCCGGGCCGGTCGACCTGTGGAGCGAGCTGCTGTTCCAGATGCTGGCTGCTCATCAATAG
- the LOC111258123 gene encoding protein trichome birefringence-like 20, whose protein sequence is MDPHNVYLDEPDPEWARHAAAYDYVVLNGAKWFTRPVVLHERGRVLGCSDCGGDPSNATRVPPHRAVRASFRTALRTLRGLPGFRGRVVVRTVAPPHYENGKWYDGGNCLRTRPVRSGEAASALPETEAAFHAAQVEEFRAAAAEAEPGRFVLLDVSGMMQMRGDGHPGQYGHWPHEKVGFGIDCVHWCLPGPIDAWSELLLHLLTS, encoded by the coding sequence ATGGACCCGCACAACGTGTACCTCGACGAGCCCGACCCGGAGTGggcgcgccacgccgccgcctacgACTACGTCGTCCTCAACGGCGCCAAGTGGTTCACCCGCCCCGTCGTGCTCCACGAGCGCGGCCGCGTGCTCGGCTGCAGCGACTGCGGCGGCGACCCCAGCAACGCCACCCGCGTGCCGCCGCACCGCGCCGTGCGCGCCTCGTTCCGGACCGCGCTCCGGACGCTGCGCGGCCTCCCCGGGTTCCGCGGCAGGGTGGTCGTCCggacggtggcgccgccgcactACGAGAACGGCAAGTGGTACGACGGTGGGAACTGCCTCCGGACTCGGCCCGTGCGGAGCGGCGAGGCGGCGTCGGCGCTCCCGGAGACGGAGGCCGCGTTCCACGCCGCGCAGGTCGAGGAgttccgcgccgcggcggccgaggccgAGCCCGGGCGGTTCGTGCTGCTGGACGTCAGCGGCATGATGCAGATGAGGGGGGACGGCCACCCGGGGCAGTACGGGCACTGGCCGCACGAGAAGGTTGGCTTCGGCATCGACTGCGTGCACTGGTGCTTGCCAGGCCCCATTGACGCTTGGAGCGAGCTGTTGCTTCATCTGCTCACCAGTTAA
- the LOC101785966 gene encoding uncharacterized protein LOC101785966 isoform X1, whose product MFNQQMNGAILGIPKLTKCLLITKQDVVNDMEKGKKSGSGRGYISWNDDMDKALLDTFVEYYNKGDRCQNGWKSHVYTTAIKNVREKCNVDISKDNIMARNKTFDKHYTIINGMLESSGFGWDWNKNKISVDSDAVWEEYVAKNKEASGYRHKTVLYWDSISLVFGKDHATGEAARTAAESSKDMSKEDLSNKEPTSSATSGSLKRQRSGDSFTSMMAEKLDKFAEALKEEAPKGPTSKEILDTLNEVQGLDEDTLLDLFDILTGDARKYESLLALPERMRKRWLLKQLNK is encoded by the exons ATGTTCAATCAACAAATGAATGGAGCAATTTTAGGGATACCAAAGCTAACCAAATGTTTGCTGATTACCAAGCAAGACGTGGTCAAT GATATGGAGAAGGGCAAGAAGTCAGGCTCGGGCAGGGGTTACATTTCTTGGAATGATGACATGGACAAGGCTCTTCTTGACACATTTGTGGAGTACTATAACAAGGGTGACAGATGCCAGAATGGGTGGAAGTCTCATGTCTATACAACTGCTATCAAGAATGTCCGAGAAAAGTGTAATGTGGATATCTCAAAAGACAATATCATGGCGAGGAACAAGACCTTTGACAAACACTAcactatcatcaatggtatgctggaatcaagtggatttggttgggattggaacaaaaataaaatatctgtTGATAGTGATGCTGTATGGGAAGAATATGTGGCG aaaaacaaagaagcttcTGGTTATAGGCACAAGACTGTCTTGTACTGGGACTCAATCAGCTTGGTGTTTGGCAAAGACCATGCTACCGGTGAAGCGGCAAGGACTGCAGCTGAGAGCTCAAAAGACATGAGTAAGGAAGATCTTAGTAACAAAGAGCCCacatcatcggcaacttcaGGAAGTTTAAAGAGGCAACGGTCAGGCGACTCTTTTACCTCTATGATGGCTGAAAAACTAGACAAGTTTGCTGAAGCACTAAAGGAGGAAGCCCCTAAAGGaccaacatcaaaagaaattctagaCACACTGAATGAAGTACAAGGATTGGATGAAGACACTTTGttggacctatttgatatcctgaCCGGTGACGCACGCAAGTACGAGTCTCTGTTGGCGCTTCcagagaggatgaggaagaggtggctTCTAAAACAGCTCAACAAGTGA
- the LOC101754257 gene encoding protein trichome birefringence-like 19, producing MKPNSSGGSGQVVVRRTASATGLLFVLLLVAFTATNYSSLSTNRLIDAASSRVKTAACDVSSGEWVPDPAAPYYTNATCPFIDSRQDCMKYGKPELGSILRWRWQPHGCDLPRFDPAAFLRLVRHKSMAFVGDSVARNHMQSLMCLLSTVEHPQEIEPKDCMHCTRSYHYREHNFTVTVFWTPFLVRWN from the exons ATGAAGCCAaacagcagcggcggcagcggccaggTCGTCGTCCGAAGAACCGCGTCCGCGACCGGCCTGCTCTTCGTCCTGCTGCTCGTCGCCTTCACCGCGACCAACTACTCCTCGCTCAGCACCAACCGGCTCATCGACGCCGCGTCGTCGCGTGTGAAGACGGCGGCGTGCGACGTCTCGAGTGGGGAGTGGGTGCCCGACCCGGCCGCGCCCTACTACACCAACGCGACGTGCCCGTTCATCGACAGCCGCCAGGACTGCATGAAGTACGGCAAGCCGGAGCTCGGCTCCATCctccggtggcggtggcagcccCACGGCTGCGACCTCCCGCGCTTCGACCCGGCCGCTTTCCTCCGCCTCGTGCGCCACAAGTCCATGGCCTTCGTCGGCGACTCCGTCGCGCGCAACCACATGCAGTCGCTCATGTGCCTCCTCTCCACG GTGGAACACCCGCAGGAGATCGAGCCCAAGGACTGCATGCACTGCACGCGCAGCTACCACTACCGGGAGCACAACTTCACGGTGACCGTGTTCTGGACGCCGTTCCTGGTGCGGTGGAACTGA